One part of the Drosophila santomea strain STO CAGO 1482 unplaced genomic scaffold, Prin_Dsan_1.1 Segkk79_quiver_pilon_misjoin1_scaf, whole genome shotgun sequence genome encodes these proteins:
- the LOC120457807 gene encoding ATP synthase mitochondrial F1 complex assembly factor 2, translating into MNGKHVVSVIRALRLTNFSQSKVAAGSSTVRHYASPPKRFYKKTSVLSGDSGYEVVLDHRKLKTPKGAPFVVRSEPLAIAVATEFDAQKQNIERSRMHLSALCFTAIDNPNHLSKLDMVNYLLNFIGTDTVLFQYDDEKDLQDLQVNEWDPVIAWFNQRYGTNLQKTMNITPPQVSEQDKINVAKHLSSYSLETLHGFIFAVDTLKSIVLACAVIEQMLTVEKAVALARLEEEYQLKFWGRVEWAHDLSQQELQARLAAAVLFVHLNCSENLVKQKLIL; encoded by the exons ATGAACGGAAAGCATGTGGTTAGTGTCATCCGAGCCCTCCGGTTGACTAACTTCAGCCAGTCGAAAGTAGCCGCTGGCAGTTCTACAGTGCGGCACTACG CCTCTCCACCCAAGCGGTTTTACAAGAAGACTTCTGTACTGAGCGGCGACAGCGGCTATGAAGTGGTGTTGGATCATCGAAAGCTCAAAACGCCCAAGGGCGCACCCTTCGTCGTTCGCAGCGAACCCCTGGCCATAGCTGTGGCCACTGAGTTCGACGCCCAGAAGCAAAACATCGAGCGTTCCCGCATGCACTTATCCGCGCTCTGCTTCACGGCCATTGACAATCCCAATCACCTCTCCAAGCTGGATATGGTCAACTACCTGCTCAACTTCATCGGCACAGACACGGTGCTCTTCCAGTACGAT GACGAAAAGGACCTGCAGGACCTTCAGGTCAACGAATGGGACCCGGTGATCGCCTGGTTCAACCAGCGCTACGGCACAAACCTACAGAAGACCATGAACATAACGCCGCCTCAGGTCAGCGAACAGGATAAAATTAATGTCGCAAAGCATTTAAGTTCCTACAGTTTGGAAACACTGCATG GCTTTATTTTCGCTGTGGACACCTTGAAGTCGATTGTCCTCGCTTGCGCCGTCATAGAGCAGATGCTGACCGTGGAAAAGGCTGTGGCCCTAGCACGACTGGAGGAAGAATACCAGCTTAAGTTCTGGGGTCGCGTGGAGTGGGCACATGATCTAAGCCAACAGGAGTTGCAAGCACGTCTTGCGGCTGCCGTGCTCTTCGTACACCTCAACTGTTCGGAAAACCTtgttaagcaaaaattaattCTTTGA